A genomic segment from Malaclemys terrapin pileata isolate rMalTer1 chromosome 1, rMalTer1.hap1, whole genome shotgun sequence encodes:
- the CCKBR gene encoding gastrin/cholecystokinin type B receptor, with amino-acid sequence MGAAGALDPRRPNETLQRLLCGGGPGNASGWNRSLCDLLRSPPGPPPADLEFTVRVLLYALIFLLSVFGNSLIIVVLVLNRRLRTVTNSFLLSLALSDLLLALCCMPFTLVPNLMGTFVFGPAVCKLVAYLMSISVSVSTFSLVAIAIERYSAICNPLQSRVWQTRSHAYRVIASTWLLSLLLMLPYAIYSTTVPTRPGLAQCQHLWPSQPFKQAWYILLLLILFFIPGMVMAVAYGLISRELYRGIRFEMDVKREATGLQHGGTEPLAPGVEDDGCYVQLARPGGALELSLLGRAGAGQQDRARVNGSQAMLLAKRRVIRMLVVIVVMFFLCWLPIFSANTWRAFAPAAAHRVLSGAPISFIHLLSYTSACANPLIYCFMNRRFRAAFTATFARCRPRRPRRPPPDDDMPTTGASLSKISYTTVSSLGPP; translated from the exons ATGggcgcggccggagccctggaccCGCGGCGCCCGAACGAGACGCTGCAGCGGCTGCTGTGCGGGGGGGGCCCCGGCAACGCCTCGGGCTGGAACCGGAGCCTCTGCGACCTGCTGCGGAGCCCGCCCGGGCCCCCCCCCGCAG ACCTGGAGTTCACGGTGCGGGTCCTGCTCTACGCGCTGATCTTCCTGCTCTCTGTCTTTGGGAACTCGCTGATCATCGTGGTGCTGGTGCTGAACCGCCGGCTGCGCACGGTCACCAACTCCTTCCTGCTCTCGCTGGCGCTGAGCGACCTGCTGCTGGCGCTGTGCTGCATGCCCTTCACCCTCGTGCCCAACCTCATGGGCACCTTCGTCTTCGGCCCCGCCGTCTGCAAGCTCGTGGCCTATCTCATGA GCATCTCCGTCAGCGTCTCCACCTTCAGCCTGGTGGCGATCGCCATCGAGCGGTACAGTGCCATCTGCAACCCGCTGCAGTCCCGCGTGTGGCAAACCCGCTCCCACGCCTACCGGGTCATCGCCAGCACCTGGCTGCTGTCCCTGCTGCTCATGCTGCCCTACGCCATCTACAGCACCACGGTGCCCACCCGGCCCGGGCTCGCCCAGTGCCAGCACCTCtggcccagccagcccttcaaaCAGGCCTG gtacATCCTGCTGCTCCTCATCCTCTTCTTCATCCCCGGCATGGTGATGGCCGTAGCCTACGGCCTCATCTCCCGCGAGCTCTACCGCGGCATCCGCTTCGAGATGGATGTGAAGAGAGAAGCCACAG GTCTCCAGCACGGCGGCACCGAGCCCCTGGCGCCGGGGGTGGAGGACGACGGCTGCTACGTGCAGCTGGCGAGGCCAGGGGGGGCGCTGGAGCTGAGCCTGCTGGGCCGGGCGGGCGCAGGGCAGCAGGACCGCGCCCGCGTCAACGGCTCGCAGGCCATGCTGCTGGCCAAGCGGCGGGTGATCCGCATGCTGGTTGTCATCGTGGTGATGTTTTTCCTCTGCTGGCTGCCCATCTTCTCCGCCAACACCTGGCGCGCCTTCGCCCCGGCCGCGGCCCATCGGGTGCTGTCGGGCGCCCCCATCTCCTTCATCCACCTGCTGTCCTACACCTCGGCCTGCGCCAACCCGCTCATCTACTGCTTCATGAACCGGCGCTTCCGCGCCGCCTTCACCGCCACCTTCGCCCGCTGCCGCCCCCGGCGCCCCCGGCGCCCCCCGCCCGACGACGACATGCCTACCACCGGCGCCTCCCTCTCCAAGATCAGCTACACCACCGTCAGCAGCCTGGGGCCCCCCTAG